GTCAGCCGGGCGGGAGCGTACGGGCCTACGGGTCGATTGCGAATACGGAGTACGCTGCGCCCCGGCCAACCAAGGTTGCCTCACATGACTGACACCCTCGCGCATCCCGTCGATCCAGCCGGCGCTCCCACGCTCGTGCGCAGCGACATGAATCTCGTCTGGCTCGACATGGAAATGACGGGGCTCGAACCCGACACCGACCGCATCATCGAGATCGCCGTCGTGGTCACGAATTCGAATCTGGACCGGCTCGTCGAAGGGCCGGTGCTGGCCATCCATCAAAGCGACGAAACGCTCGCGAAGATGGACCAGTGGAACCAGAACACGCACGGCCGCTCGGGTCTGATCGACCGGGTGCGTGCATCGACGGTGACCGAAGCCGAAGCCACCGAACAGATCCGCACGTTTCTCGGTAACTACGTGCCGCCGGGCAAGTCGCCGATGTGCGGCAATTCGATCTGCCAGGATCGCCGCTTCATGGCGCGCTGGATGCCGGATCTCGAACGCTTCTTTCACTACCGCAACCTCGACGTCAGCACG
This portion of the Paraburkholderia flava genome encodes:
- the orn gene encoding oligoribonuclease encodes the protein MTDTLAHPVDPAGAPTLVRSDMNLVWLDMEMTGLEPDTDRIIEIAVVVTNSNLDRLVEGPVLAIHQSDETLAKMDQWNQNTHGRSGLIDRVRASTVTEAEATEQIRTFLGNYVPPGKSPMCGNSICQDRRFMARWMPDLERFFHYRNLDVSTLKELCRRWQPATYKGFQKRAMHTALADIHESIDELRYYREHFLVPAASVPIAEPPSAA